GAAGAGTTGAATATACAAATTAAGAATATTGAATCGATTCCAAGGGATTCACGTAAACCAACtccaaaaattcaaaataaatatttgaaaactgatATATTGACAGGATTGAATTCGGCGATATATTATATTACGAAAGATAATCATCCTAATGATATCAATAGCATTTCTGATATTCTATATGCTGCTCAATGTGCGTATTTATCTCTAACCATGAGAGACAAAGCACAGAGCACATgggtagaaaatattgaaaagaaaatttcaaaattatctgcaGAATTGGAAATTGTTAATGCCCATTCCAATCAAACACTACCTCCATCTGAAAAGCAAAAGGTAATGGATGTTCTCTGTCGCTATGGGTATAAGAAAACTAAGAAAGGTGAGCTGTCGAGGATTCAGATATTATTGCAAGACCTGATTAggattaacaataagaaaatagaagTTCATAATTCAAGGAAGCAATTTCGTAAGGATAATCAGTGCTTTGAATTAAATCGAAAAAGATTCTATCGAGACTTAACAAAGAAAGAGGAAGTGACGCTGTATGGATTTGATGATGAAGAATGTGTCTCTTTTTGGCAAAAAGTCTGGAGCGAGAGAAATGAGAGGCCTCAATCTTATGACGTTGTTGGAAAACGAACTACTTGTGCTGAACATATGCTTCCAGAGTTTACGGAAGAGTTTTTTGGAAATGTTATTAACTATCTTCCTGACTGGAAGGCATGTGGATGTGATGGGATATATAACTTTTTCATTAAGAAGATGGAGTCATTACATGGATTTCTGTGTCACGAGATAACCCGAATAATTAATGGAGAATACATGCCTGAAAGTTGGTTTTACACTGGAATAACATATTTGATTCATAAAAAAGATGATTGTGAGACCCCGAAGGACTTACGTCCTATAACGTGTATGCCGACATTGTATAAACTTGTCACCAAATGTGTTAATGTAAAACTGGCTGATTTTGTCGAGGCATTTGGCCTAATTTCAGACAACCAACTTGGAACGAGGAAGTATTGTCAAGGCGCCAAGGAGCAAGCTCTCATTAACCAATGTTTGAACAAGGAGTACGGGAATGGCCTTTATTCTGCTTGGGTCGATGTGAAGAAAGCATATGACTCAGTTGATCATGATTTTTTGTTTCACGTTTTGGATTGTTCTGGAATCCCGCTTTGGATCGTAAACTTTGTGAAGAGCGTAGTTAAGAAGTGGGCAGTAAAGCTGCATATGGAAGGTAGAAGAATTGGATCAGTGAAGTTAAACCGAGGAATTTTACAGGGAGACTCATTGTCTCCTTTACTATTTGTTATGGTATTAGATCCTCTAAGCAGGATCCTTAATTCCGTGTTTCCAAAACTTGAAATTAACCAGGAAGATCCCAATATGTTAACATATTCTACTAATCATTTGCTATTTATTGACGATCTAAAAATATTTGCTCTCAAACAAGACACTTTACTCAAAATGATGGAAGCTGTTaacggattttttaaaattgttggttTGGAGATGAATTCAGAAAAATCAGCGTCTAATTTGGAATCATTATCATGTTGTAAGACTATTGATGGAATCAATGGATATCGGTATTTGGGTGTACTTGAAGATGGTGGAAGCAATGTTCTTAAGAATAGAGTTATGGACTCTATCTTTGAGAATGTTAAGAAGAGGATAACTATGCTATCGAAAACAAAACTCAACTCTGTGAATCTGTTTCGTgctataaatgaatatgcattgtcactatataattattatattgggctAATCAATATTGAACCTTCTGAATTTGATGATATTGACAGACAAATACGGCAATTGCTTACGTCGCTCAGATTACATCTCAAACCTGCAAATAAAGAGAGACTGTATTTAAACCGGAAGGCTCTTGGAAGAGGGCTTTCATCAGTTACTTTCAAAAGTGAACTAATGCTCTTTCAGTTCCTTACGAGTCTGGAAAATATGTCAACTATATGCTTACGGAGGGCGGGGATTCTGCgtgtaattaaaatgaataaatggcaTTTGGCTATGATCGCAGGATTTCTATCCTCCAAATATGCAATTATTGATAAGAAGAGTATTACTATAGAGTCTCTAAAGTCCAGTCAGatacaatatttacaaaagaaaattagttcTAAAGCACTACATTCTGTGCTTTTCAAATGTGTGGATGAACCTAATGTTGATTTACCTGCATCCTCAGAATGGCTATCTTATGGAAATAATGGGCCACGAAGCGAAGCATTGTATTGTCTTTTGCAAGATCGAAACTTGTTCTTTGCATCCGCTGACTCATTATGCAATCATtgtaagaaaagcaagaaaactgTTGACCACATGGCTACTCAGTGTGGTAAAATGCTCAACAGTGATTATCTCCGGAGACACAACGAAGTTGTGAAGTGTATTCACCTTAACTTGTGCCGAATGTATGGACTCAAAAAAGCAAGACGATTGAAGGGACATTCTGTTCAGTCAACACTGTCGACGGGAAAAGTTGAAATCAGGGTTGATTCTACAATCCTCACCGAAACAAAAGTAGAATATAACAAGCCAGATATCTTTGTCCACGACAAAGTCAGAAACGAAATAAATCTAATTGAAGTGGGTATTACTTCACAGGATCGCCTCAAGCAAGTGGAGGTTGAAAAGTGTCACAAGTATGACCTATTGGCAAGTGAGCTTTCGCTTCTGTATAGCTGTCAAGTAAAAATAATTCCTGTGGttatgacatgggatggagttgtctcgaaatgcttcaaaaattatatgaagaaattATCTATTGAAGcaggaacgaggacatacatccaaTCCGTTGTACTGAAAAGAACGCTCGAGAGTATGATGATCGAACACAAGCACGGAATGAAGGTATCTGGTGAAGAATACGCTTCTGCTTCCAACCGGTATGTGGAGATGGCATGCAAAAATGAAGACGACCCAATGAATGCTAAAGAAGATGCAATGGTTGAATCAGATGTGGTAGTGGGGAGTAAGAGGCAGCTGGAAGTAGACTCTTCTTCCAAGAGAAGGAGAGTGGATATCAGCGAGCTGGAGTGAGATCTGTTTAGTTTCTGATTAACTATTAAGTTATTATTGGTTTAAAAACGAATTAAATTTTCTTGTCAAAGAAATAACTTGTGAAAGATTTTGAcgatgaaaatagaaatattttcagactATTTGACGAAAATGGAGACGGAAAGATTAGTTCCCAAGAACTGAAAGACGCAATGCTTATGTTGAATAACAATCTGACAGAAGACAaagtaaaacaaataatgaatgaGGCGGACGAAGATGAAGATGGATTTATTGACTACGAAGGttaaatttctttaataatttacagagttcatttctgtaatttcaaaagCAGAACACAAAGGGAACttattctaatttttaatttattttttgttattaaaatgtaGTAAAAATGCATTATTGACTTTGGGAATATTATACATACGATTACTAAACAAATAACGACTTAATTTCTACCTGgaaattaatagataaaaaaacaaattaataattgAACAAAACATACTTGAATATTTTTGTATACACAAGCGATCTTATAAAACAAAAGAGAGTGTTAAGCAATATTTTCAAGAGAACCCTTGACTCAGCAGCCTCTGTTCTATTCTAAAGCCTGTGGTTCTAATAGATTTCAGGAACCGAATGACgcttctttcttttcaaaaagCAATTTTCTCGTCTGGGATATTACTTTTGTGAACTTATTTGGAAAATATAATTTAGTTCACTCTGTCTGCATTTCCCAAATTGCCTCCGAATTTGCCGAGAAATCGGAAATCGTAAAATATCGGGCCGTTAGTGAAGACTTCTTTTTGACACCAACTTCTTTTTGACATCAAGTGAAGACTTTTGTTgttcgagcggatatcccttgcgatagtacgctctaattctttctcgatcgcgtcggcttcccgtccATGAAGCTTTCGAACACTTGACCGAATTCTTTTTTTCGTAATAAACAAATTCCGTTAAAAAAACTGTATCCTCGAAGCAAAATCCTGTGACTTTTTTTTGCGGATCTATCATCTCAAAAAGAACCTAAGACTCTAAAGAGTCGATCTGGCTGTTTCACCGTCTTCTTTGGCAATTGTGTCAGGAAATTGCGTTGCAATTCGCTGTGCTTAAAAATCCTCCTATCTCTTTTCCATTAAATCTTTTTTTGAAATTAAGATTCTAAAACAAAGATGTACTATGTTTAATGTaatagttttatttaaaaaaataaacgtgAGATTTAATAATAGTCAATAGTCCGAACATTATAAAAATCGAAAGTATTTAAATGAGACACTGATTTTCGTTCACCGTCAGCATTCTGTTCCCgatctaatataataaaatt
The DNA window shown above is from Octopus sinensis unplaced genomic scaffold, ASM634580v1 Contig18750, whole genome shotgun sequence and carries:
- the LOC115231707 gene encoding uncharacterized protein LOC115231707; its protein translation is MRKSNPRGLPAKKDKNNITSAGVSSLGLDNSTRTSIHDNPIAGNPTIPTNLHSLSAIIDDAICVSEAEWVSQIVYATKQRIGRIPRGGWNLIREKFNSKFSKSASLSQLKGMVKLMRVDNNYGSNCHQKQFLESSEISTFRKCLEELNIQIKNIESIPRDSRKPTPKIQNKYLKTDILTGLNSAIYYITKDNHPNDINSISDILYAAQCAYLSLTMRDKAQSTWVENIEKKISKLSAELEIVNAHSNQTLPPSEKQKVMDVLCRYGYKKTKKGELSRIQILLQDLIRINNKKIEVHNSRKQFRKDNQCFELNRKRFYRDLTKKEEVTLYGFDDEECVSFWQKVWSERNERPQSYDVVGKRTTCAEHMLPEFTEEFFGNVINYLPDWKACGCDGIYNFFIKKMESLHGFLCHEITRIINGEYMPESWFYTGITYLIHKKDDCETPKDLRPITCMPTLYKLVTKCVNVKLADFVEAFGLISDNQLGTRKYCQGAKEQALINQCLNKEYGNGLYSAWVDVKKAYDSVDHDFLFHVLDCSGIPLWIVNFVKSVVKKWAVKLHMEGRRIGSVKLNRGILQGDSLSPLLFVMVLDPLSRILNSVFPKLEINQEDPNMLTYSTNHLLFIDDLKIFALKQDTLLKMMEAVNGFFKIVGLEMNSEKSASNLESLSCCKTIDGINGYRYLGVLEDGGSNVLKNRVMDSIFENVKKRITMLSKTKLNSVNLFRAINEYALSLYNYYIGLINIEPSEFDDIDRQIRQLLTSLRLHLKPANKERLYLNRKALGRGLSSVTFKSELMLFQFLTSLENMSTICLRRAGILRVIKMNKWHLAMIAGFLSSKYAIIDKKSITIESLKSSQIQYLQKKISSKALHSVLFKCVDEPNVDLPASSEWLSYGNNGPRSEALYCLLQDRNLFFASADSLCNHCKKSKKTVDHMATQCGKMLNSDYLRRHNEVVKCIHLNLCRMYGLKKARRLKGHSVQSTLSTGKVEIRVDSTILTETKVEYNKPDIFVHDKVRNEINLIEVGITSQDRLKQVEVEKCHKYDLLARTRTYIQSVVLKRTLESMMIEHKHGMKVSGEEYASASNRYVEMACKNEDDPMNAKEDAMVESDVVVGNFDDENRNIFRLFDENGDGKISSQELKDAMLMLNNNLTEDKVKQIMNEADEDEDGFIDYEG